In Silene latifolia isolate original U9 population chromosome 3, ASM4854445v1, whole genome shotgun sequence, a single window of DNA contains:
- the LOC141647942 gene encoding ABC transporter C family member 8-like isoform X4: protein MASLANLNGLLLSGICEGKLELSSSCIQRVIIDGVNLLYLLIFLLFILLSFLREQGQSSNRSNTIFRLTSICCLLLSLAYLVFGLLTLTSENRTDSSSHWLLYIVDSIIWLGLTVSLLVQRSIWVVILTSVWWAMFFLLVSALNITMIINKQQVQILDIIAWLVNGLLSLCAVKNLHNCITQKQVHTAESVPLLEEINPRKTKKPSFFSQIVFSWINPLLCAGYSKPLSAKDIPNLFPEDEACIAFQEFSQAWEELKVKPDLTNNGNLVMKALTKVYWKETVCVGVGALIRTMSVVVSPLLLYAFVNYSKLEDENLSEGLFLVGCTVFVKLVESISQRQWIFYSRRTGMRMRSALMVAIYQKQLKLSSLGRREHSTGEIVNYISVDAYRMGEFPWWFHTGWCSVIQVFLSIGVLLKVAGSGSLAGLVPLLICGILNVPFARLLQNCRSKITVAQDERLRATSEILTNMKLIKLQSWEGKFQEMVEQLRQKEYGWLKKLQYIRAGGTALYWMSPTIISSVIFLGCFVFDNAPLTADTIFTILATLRLMSEPVRMIPEVLSTTIQVLVSLKRINTFLLEDELINDQIQVSKRENSEAHVVIQAGCFSWEPESETLTLRNLYLDVRKGQKVAVCGPVGAGKSSLLHCILKEMPKISGQVAVVGSIAYVSQTAWIQSGTIRENILYGKQMDEDRYKKAIKVTALDKDISTFSHGDLTEIGQRGINMSGGQKQRIQLARAVYSDADIYLLDDPFSAVDAHTAAVLFHDCVMGALKHKTVILVTHQVEFLSEADTILVMRDGEVTQCGSYQELLTAGTAFEQLVTAHRNAVSTTFDSKSEAFSGGMPPKEEIEEALKVKTESSITGEKNKEFSTENLTAVQLTEDEEKEIGDVGWKPYLDYIFVSKGLSSLSLSILAQILFIGFQTGSTYWLAFGIRIPNITNLVLISIYAGISSLSIFFAFLRSFFSAQLGLKASKAFFNGLNNSIFKAPMHFFDSTPVGRIFTRVASDLSTLDIDIAFSLDFVMTGAIELIVIIVIMASVTWPVLIVGCLALAASRYVQGYYLASAREITRINGTTKAPLTNHAAETFLGVTTIRAFNMTDRFFRDFLELVDTDAKMFFYSKAASEWLVQRIEALQLVTLFTATLLLVMLPKGFIAPGLVGLSLSYALGLSMTHVFLTWWYCNLETYIISVERIKQFMHIEAEPPSIVLQNRPPSSWPYKGRIELQELQVSMILTQIKLPALDLLTRPFWGPLVILG, encoded by the exons ATGGCTTCCTTAGCAAACTTGAATG GATTACTGTTGTCAGGCATATGTGAAGGAAAACTGGAGTTAAGCTCTTCTTGCATTCAAAGAGTCATCATAGATGGAGTAAACTTACTTTACCTGCTTATCTTTCTGCTTTTCATCCTTTTAAGCTTCTTAAGAGAACAAGGACAATCAAGCAACAGAAGTAACACCATTTTTCGGTTGACTTCAATCTGTTGCCTGCTGTTGAGCCTAGCATACTTGGTTTTTGGTTTGCTTACCCTGACATCAGAAAACAGAACAGATTCCTCATCACATTGGCTTCTTTACATAGTTGATTCAATCATATGGTTAGGTTTGACAGTATCGTTGCTAGTTCAGAGATCAATATGGGTCGTAATTCTAACCTCAGTTTGGTGGGCAATGTTCTTTCTGCTTGTTTCAGCTCTGAACATTACAATGATCATAAACAAACAGCAGGTGCAAATCTTAGACATCATAGCTTGGCTGGTCAACGGTTTGCTGTCTTTATGCGCCGTTAAAAACCTGCATAATTGCATTACACAGAAACAAGTACATACAGCAGAGTCAGTGCCCCTACTAGAAGAAATAAATCCGAGAAAAACAAAAAAGCCAAGTTTTTTCAGCCAAATTGTATTTTCTTGGATCAATCCTTTACTTTGTGCAGGGTATTCGAAACCATTAAGTGCCAAAGATATCCCTAACTTGTTTCCGGAAGATGAAgcctgtattgcattccaggaaTTCAGCCAGGCATGGGAAGAGCTTAAGGTCAAGCCAGATTTAACAAATAATGGAAACTTGGTTATGAAGGCTTTAACCAAGGTATACTGGAAAGAGACCGTTTGTGTCGGGGTAGGAGCACTGATAAGGACAATGTCAGTTGTAGTTTCACCTCTACTATTATACGCATTTGTCAACTATTCGAAATTAGAGGACGAGAACCTAAGTGAAGGACTGTTCTTGGTCGGATGTACGGTTTTCGTGAAATTAGTGGAGTCGATATCCCAAAGGCAATGGATTTTTTATAGTAGAAGAACAGGAATGAGGATGAGATCAGCTCTAATGGTGGCAATTTaccaaaaacaactaaaactctCTAGCCTTGGAAGAAGAGAACATTCTACCGGTGAGATTGTAAATTACATTTCGGTGGACGCATATCGGATGGGTGAATTTCCATGGTGGTTTCACACTGGTTGGTGTTCTGTCATTCAGGTCTTTCTCTCCATTGGAGTCCTTCTAAAGGTAGCCGGGTCAGGGTCCCTAGCCGGCCTTGTCCCACTATTGATTTGCGGGATTCTCAATGTGCCCTTTGCTCGTCTCCTTCAGAATTGTCGGTCTAAGATTACAGTAGCTCAAGATGAGAGGCTCAGAGCAACATCAGAGATATTGACTAACATGAAACTAATAAAGTTACAGTCATGGGAAGGTAAGTTCCAAGAAATGGTGGAACAACTGAGACAAAAGGAATACGGATGGTTGAAGAAGTTACAGTATATTAGGGCTGGTGGAACTGCATTGTACTGGATGTCCCCCACTATAATATCTTCTGTCATCTTTTTAGGTTGTTTTGTTTTTGACAATGCCCCCTTGACTGCTGATACCATTTTTACCATCCTTGCTACACTAAGACTGATGTCAGAGCCTGTAAGAATGATCCCTGAAGTTCTCTCTACTACAATCCAGGTCTTGGTTTCTCTTAAAAGGATCAATACCTTTTTGCTTGAGGACGAGTTGATAAACGATCAGATACAGGTATCGAAAAGAGAAAATTCAGAAGCTCATGTGGTTATACAAGCAGGTTGTTTCAGCTGGGAACCAGAATCAGAAACTCTAACACTACGAAACCTATATTTGGATGTGCGGAAGGGACAAAAGGTTGCAGTTTGTGGACCAGTTGGAGCAGGAAAATCGTCGCTGCTGCATTGTATTTTAAAAGAAATGCCAAAAATCTCAGGACAG GTTGCTGTTGTTGGGTCCATTGCCTATGTTTCTCAAACTGCTTGGATACAAAGTGGAACAATTCGCGAGAACATACTTTATGGGAAGCAAATGGATGAAGATAGATATAAGAAGGCTATCAAAGTAACAGCTCTTGATAAAGATATAAGCACTTTCAGCCATGGTGATCTGACAGAGATTGGCCAGAGAGGAATCAACATGAGCGGAGGTCAGAAACAAAGAATTCAACTTGCAAGAGCCGTTTACAGTGATGCTGATATATATTTGCTTGATGACCCATTCAGTGCAGTAGACGCTCATACTGCAGCGGTTTTGTTTCAT GACTGTGTTATGGGTGCTTTGAAGCATAAAACAGTTATCCTAGTGACTCATCAAGTGGAGTTTCTTTCAGAAGCTGATACAATTTTG GTAATGAGAGACGGTGAAGTCACCCAATGTGGAAGCTATCAGGAGCTACTGACAGCAGGGACAGCATTTGAGCAACTGGTAACTGCTCACAGGAATGCAGTAAGCACAACTTTTGATTCCAAGAGTGAAGCTTTTAGTGGAGGAATGCCTCCGAAGGAAGAAATCGAGGAAGCCCTCAAAGTCAAAACAGAATCTTCTATCACTGGAGAAAAGAACAAGGAATTTTCTACTGAGAACTTAACAGCAGTTCAGCTGACAGAAGATGAAGAAAAAGAAATTGGGGATGTTGGGTGGAAGCCCTATTTGGATTACATCTTCGTCTCAAAGGGTCTATCTTCTTTGAGTCTAAGCATACTTGCACAAATCCTGTTTATTGGTTTTCAGACTGGTTCAACTTACTGGTTGGCCTTTGGTATTCGAATTCCTAATATCACTAATTTAGTCCTCATCTCCATTTATGCTGGAATTTCAAGTCTTAGCATATTCTTTGCGTTTCTGAGATCATTCTTTTCAGCTCAGCTAGGATTAAAAGCTTCAAAAGCTTTCTTCAATGGTCTCAATAATTCTATATTTAAGGCTCCTATGCATTTCTTTGACTCTACTCCTGTTGGACGGATTTTCACCCGT GTTGCATCAGATTTAAGCACATtagacattgacattgcattctccTTGGATTTCGTGATGACTGGCGCAATTGAGTTGATTGTCATAATTGTTATTATGGCATCGGTCACTTGGCCAGTCCTCATTGTGGGGTGTCTTGCTTTGGCTGCCTCTAGATATGTCCAG GGTTATTACCTAGCTTCTGCAAGGGAAATCACTAGGATCAATGGAACAACTAAAGCTCCACTGACGAATCATGCTGCAGAAACCTTTCTAGGGGTCACGACCATAAGAGCGTTCAACATGACTGACAGATTTTTCAGGGATTTCTTAGAGCTAGTAGACACAGACGCAAAGATGTTCTTCTATTCCAAAGCGGCCTCAGAATGGCTAGTCCAGAGGATAGAAGCCTTACAACTTGTGACACTGTTTACAGCTACGCTTCTCCTAGTTATGCTTCCTAAGGGTTTTATTGCACCAG GACTTGTGGGGCTCTCCCTTTCCTACGCTCTTGGTTTGTCAATGACTCATGTATTCCTGACATGGTGGTACTGCAACTTAGAAACCTACATCATCTCTGTAGAGAGGATCAAGCAATTTATGCACATTGAAGCTGAGCCACCTTCTATTGTCCTGCAAAATAGACCTCCATCTTCATGGCCCTACAAAGGAAGAATAGAACTTCAAGAGCTACAG GTCTCTATGATATTAACACAGATAAAGTTGCCGGCATTGGATCTCCTTACTAGGCCATTTTGGGGACCCCTTGTGATATTAGGGTAA